In one Corallococcus sp. EGB genomic region, the following are encoded:
- a CDS encoding alpha/beta fold hydrolase: MHNSWMLRRRELLGLAAGMAAAGALPGCLSRSTRESNAGTLDARTFTAERRFLKTRFGRIAYVERGSGPAALFLHGFPLNSFQWRGALERLSPDRRCVAPDFMGLGYTEVADGQDVSPASQVEMLVALLEGLSLPSVDVVANDSGGAVAQLLVTRHPERVRTLLLTNCDVESECPPPAVLPVIDMARDGTYVDAWLTPWLADKPLARSEVGIGGMTYSHPSQPTDEAIEYYFAPLVRSPRGKAWVHAYTLGLEKNALAGIEPALKRCRVPARIVWGMADTIFSPSSADYLDRTLGNSRGVRRVEGAKLFFPEEYPDLIAEEARRLWGVASR, translated from the coding sequence ATGCACAACTCATGGATGCTGCGTCGCAGGGAGCTCCTCGGGCTGGCGGCCGGGATGGCCGCCGCGGGAGCCCTCCCGGGATGTCTGTCCCGTTCCACTCGGGAATCCAACGCGGGGACGCTGGATGCCCGCACCTTCACCGCGGAGCGGCGCTTCCTGAAGACCCGCTTCGGAAGAATCGCCTACGTCGAGCGTGGCTCCGGCCCCGCGGCCCTCTTCCTCCACGGCTTCCCGCTCAACAGCTTCCAGTGGCGCGGCGCCCTGGAGCGGCTGTCCCCTGACCGCCGCTGCGTCGCCCCCGACTTCATGGGCCTGGGCTACACGGAGGTCGCGGACGGACAGGACGTGTCGCCCGCGTCGCAGGTGGAGATGCTCGTGGCGCTGCTGGAGGGCCTCTCCCTCCCGTCCGTCGACGTCGTCGCGAACGACAGCGGAGGCGCCGTCGCGCAGCTCCTCGTCACGCGCCACCCGGAGCGCGTCCGGACCCTGCTCCTGACCAACTGTGACGTGGAGAGCGAGTGCCCGCCGCCGGCCGTCCTCCCCGTCATCGACATGGCGCGCGACGGCACCTACGTGGACGCGTGGCTCACGCCGTGGCTCGCGGACAAGCCCCTGGCCCGTTCGGAAGTGGGCATCGGGGGAATGACCTACAGCCATCCCTCCCAGCCCACCGACGAGGCCATCGAGTATTACTTCGCGCCGCTGGTCCGCTCCCCGCGGGGGAAGGCCTGGGTGCACGCGTACACGCTGGGCCTGGAGAAGAACGCGCTCGCGGGCATCGAGCCCGCGCTCAAGCGCTGCCGCGTGCCGGCCCGCATCGTCTGGGGCATGGCCGATACCATCTTCTCTCCCTCCAGCGCGGACTACCTGGACCGCACGCTGGGCAACTCCCGGGGAGTCCGGCGCGTGGAGGGCGCGAAGCTCTTCTTCCCCGAGGAGTACCCCGACCTCATCGCCGAAGAGGCCCGGCGGCTCTGGGGCGTAGCCTCGCGCTGA
- a CDS encoding RluA family pseudouridine synthase translates to MTRHKVLVVPREIAGERLDRFLTKHVPGLTPERARALLDAGGVRIRGKKAQATRKLWGGEELTLEAPEPRPSPHASREGPELPVLYDDAALVIVAKPPGLVVEPEGRAASVVGLLAARCPPFDVEGVAQPGVVHRLDRETSGCLALARTDDAVAALLKAFQEKRVDKRYQTLVLGHPPDTGRLEGPYARDPKDPRRFTTRVPSARRAALTFTVRERFRDGALLDIDLDTGRTHQIRVQLSEAGFPVLGDSLYGTEEARKHPAALAVGRHALHAWRLEVPSSTTGRIIQVESPLPEDFQRGLTVLRG, encoded by the coding sequence ATGACTCGGCACAAGGTTCTCGTGGTTCCCCGGGAGATTGCCGGCGAGCGGCTCGACCGGTTCCTGACGAAGCACGTCCCGGGCCTCACGCCGGAGCGGGCCCGGGCGCTGCTGGACGCGGGCGGGGTGCGCATCCGGGGCAAGAAGGCGCAGGCCACACGCAAGCTGTGGGGCGGCGAGGAGCTCACGCTGGAGGCGCCGGAGCCACGGCCGTCGCCGCATGCGTCGCGGGAAGGCCCGGAGCTGCCGGTGCTGTATGACGACGCGGCGCTCGTCATCGTGGCCAAGCCGCCGGGGCTGGTGGTGGAGCCGGAAGGAAGGGCGGCGTCGGTGGTGGGGCTGCTCGCGGCGCGCTGCCCGCCGTTCGACGTGGAGGGCGTGGCCCAGCCGGGCGTGGTGCACCGGCTGGATCGCGAGACGAGCGGATGCCTCGCCCTGGCCCGGACGGATGACGCGGTGGCGGCGCTCCTGAAGGCGTTCCAGGAGAAGCGCGTGGACAAGCGCTACCAGACGCTGGTGCTGGGCCATCCCCCGGACACCGGGCGGCTGGAGGGGCCGTACGCGAGGGACCCGAAGGACCCTCGCCGCTTCACGACCCGCGTGCCCTCCGCCAGGCGCGCGGCACTGACGTTCACGGTGCGCGAGCGGTTCCGGGATGGAGCGCTGCTGGACATCGACCTGGACACGGGGCGCACGCATCAGATCCGCGTGCAGCTGTCGGAGGCCGGGTTCCCGGTGCTGGGAGATTCGCTCTACGGCACGGAAGAGGCGCGCAAGCACCCGGCGGCGCTCGCGGTGGGGCGCCATGCCCTGCATGCATGGCGGCTGGAGGTGCCGTCCTCCACGACGGGCCGGATCATCCAGGTGGAGTCGCCGCTGCCTGAGGACTTCCAGCGGGGGCTCACGGTCCTGCGGGGGTGA
- a CDS encoding putative metal-binding motif-containing protein: protein MQARMKWWGGVSLVAALLLVGCGSSTSPAGPERDAGTQVDAGNPGDAGVTGDAGTPDSGVAEALPCEKTQGVCAGAKRAMVDGAYEPVCTARSYGADYEATETRCDGLDNDCDGLTDPATWAEVDSLGTPPHRGIVDSLPVPGGFLVATVAGSDTIQVRRLDESLRLQAVLQVPVAPGLDPITSVSLVRTARGPALVYVGRYVTSDGGSRLLLVQLDEQGNPMGPAGGTVIFEHYHVTVAARVAASRDGQQLGVFWSSTSNAKEALGLVVDLDGRGVSGPWIVFLTKEEQVTLSTPTAVGLEDGGFLVMVVEDHGIGQPSRIQLWRYDGRLSSATESRVLDVGNSPTAMLVGDEPSLLYRETSVRPSPLKQLQSVFKSPVPETLVSTTEGEVPWFGATMTSRGLQMAWLSERNVTPQGADDTLFNWEGRFWTRGPNGTAKDQSPGPQPMPLHRYSQWVLMHELPGHWMGALLMTATEKPQAYTLQSVRYCAQ, encoded by the coding sequence ATGCAAGCGCGGATGAAGTGGTGGGGCGGAGTGTCGCTGGTGGCGGCGCTGTTGCTCGTGGGCTGCGGTTCCTCCACGAGCCCGGCGGGCCCTGAGCGGGATGCGGGCACGCAGGTGGATGCGGGCAATCCGGGCGATGCGGGCGTCACGGGTGACGCGGGCACGCCCGACAGCGGCGTGGCGGAGGCTCTGCCCTGTGAGAAGACCCAGGGCGTTTGTGCTGGAGCCAAACGGGCCATGGTGGACGGCGCTTACGAGCCCGTGTGCACCGCGCGCTCCTACGGCGCGGACTACGAGGCGACAGAGACGCGCTGCGACGGTCTGGACAACGACTGCGACGGGTTGACGGATCCGGCCACCTGGGCGGAGGTGGATTCCTTGGGAACGCCGCCGCACAGAGGCATCGTGGACAGCCTGCCCGTGCCGGGGGGCTTCCTGGTGGCAACCGTCGCGGGTTCGGACACGATCCAGGTGCGTCGTCTCGATGAGTCCCTGAGGTTACAGGCCGTCCTTCAGGTACCCGTCGCGCCCGGCCTCGATCCAATCACCTCGGTCAGCCTGGTGCGGACCGCGCGTGGACCGGCGCTGGTCTATGTCGGGCGGTACGTGACCTCGGACGGCGGCTCGCGATTGCTCCTCGTTCAGCTGGATGAACAGGGCAACCCCATGGGCCCCGCGGGGGGAACCGTCATCTTCGAGCACTACCATGTCACGGTCGCCGCGCGGGTGGCCGCGAGCAGGGATGGACAGCAGCTCGGGGTGTTCTGGAGCTCCACGAGCAATGCCAAGGAGGCGCTGGGGCTGGTCGTGGACCTGGATGGACGCGGGGTGAGCGGTCCCTGGATCGTGTTCCTGACGAAGGAGGAGCAGGTCACTCTCTCCACTCCGACCGCGGTGGGGCTCGAGGATGGTGGGTTCTTGGTGATGGTGGTGGAAGACCATGGCATCGGCCAGCCGTCGCGCATCCAGCTGTGGCGCTACGACGGCAGGTTGTCATCGGCGACCGAGTCGCGAGTGCTCGACGTGGGGAATTCGCCCACGGCCATGTTGGTGGGCGACGAGCCGTCACTGCTCTATCGCGAGACGTCGGTCCGGCCTTCACCGCTCAAGCAACTGCAGTCCGTTTTCAAGAGTCCCGTTCCGGAAACGCTCGTGTCCACGACGGAGGGCGAGGTGCCGTGGTTCGGAGCCACGATGACCTCCAGGGGCCTCCAGATGGCATGGCTCTCCGAGCGCAACGTGACCCCCCAAGGGGCGGACGACACGCTCTTCAACTGGGAGGGCCGGTTCTGGACCCGGGGGCCCAACGGCACCGCGAAGGACCAGAGCCCGGGCCCCCAGCCCATGCCCCTGCACCGCTATTCGCAGTGGGTGTTGATGCATGAGCTCCCCGGACACTGGATGGGGGCGCTCCTGATGACCGCCACCGAGAAGCCCCAGGCCTACACGCTTCAGTCCGTGCGCTACTGCGCACAGTGA
- a CDS encoding GNAT family N-acetyltransferase — translation MRQHFERMTTDRLLLRAVRESDLDAVFALHSDPTTNRFSRRGFMQTLDDARRILGLWLEDWEREGVGYWLVERLSAPGVVVGLCGLRHKELEGQRVLNLAYRLAPETWGSGYATEVSRVALALAARHLPHVPLVAIIHPENTASIHVAERLGMRLDRHITEDGILNRVYVPT, via the coding sequence ATGCGCCAGCACTTCGAACGCATGACCACCGACCGGCTGCTGCTCCGCGCGGTTCGCGAAAGCGACCTGGACGCGGTCTTCGCCCTCCATTCGGATCCGACGACGAACCGGTTCAGCCGCCGCGGCTTCATGCAGACGCTGGACGACGCGCGGCGGATCCTGGGGCTCTGGCTGGAGGACTGGGAGCGCGAGGGCGTGGGCTACTGGCTGGTGGAGCGCCTGAGTGCACCCGGCGTCGTCGTGGGCCTGTGCGGCCTGCGCCACAAGGAGCTGGAGGGGCAGCGCGTCCTCAACCTGGCCTATCGCCTCGCGCCCGAGACCTGGGGCTCCGGGTATGCCACGGAGGTGTCCCGCGTCGCCCTGGCGCTGGCGGCCCGGCACCTGCCGCACGTTCCGTTGGTGGCCATCATCCACCCGGAGAACACCGCGTCCATCCACGTGGCGGAGCGGCTCGGGATGCGCCTGGACCGGCACATCACCGAGGACGGCATCCTGAACCGCGTGTACGTGCCCACCTGA
- a CDS encoding AraC family transcriptional regulator gives MSRGPSPQRKLAHAGLVRVFDYQCPASKGAKVEPEQFTDTSITVVRSGVFGFRSDHGARLLTAGSAMLANPGQQYEISHEHAGGDRCVIFRMDEATLERLVGPPPRGEPRRYFARPVLPPVPRIEALRRLAEQCLASQGPLMELEALGLALAKEVGAQLGRAPKREESSVAPSRLARDGVHAALAAIERGSTEELSLGDLARAAGMSPYHFLRVFKRETGLTPHQFLMRTRVLHALALLRDTQRPVTEIAFDVGFGDLSNFINTFRRELGCSPRAFRTATPGDWAAGHLLGQGAQ, from the coding sequence ATGAGCCGTGGACCGTCGCCGCAGCGGAAGCTGGCACACGCCGGGCTGGTGCGCGTGTTCGACTACCAGTGCCCCGCGTCGAAGGGGGCGAAGGTGGAGCCGGAGCAGTTCACCGACACCTCCATCACCGTGGTGCGTTCAGGGGTCTTCGGCTTCCGGAGCGACCACGGAGCGCGGCTGCTCACGGCGGGCAGCGCGATGCTCGCCAATCCGGGCCAGCAGTACGAAATCTCCCACGAGCACGCGGGAGGAGACCGCTGCGTCATCTTCCGCATGGACGAAGCCACGCTCGAAAGGCTGGTGGGGCCTCCGCCGCGTGGGGAACCTCGGCGGTACTTCGCGCGGCCCGTGCTGCCCCCGGTGCCTCGCATCGAAGCGCTCCGCCGGCTCGCGGAGCAGTGCCTCGCATCGCAGGGACCGCTGATGGAGTTGGAGGCGCTGGGGCTCGCGCTCGCGAAGGAGGTGGGCGCGCAGTTGGGGCGGGCCCCCAAGCGAGAGGAGTCCTCAGTTGCCCCAAGCCGTCTTGCGCGCGACGGAGTGCACGCGGCGCTGGCCGCCATCGAGCGGGGCTCCACGGAGGAGCTGTCGTTGGGCGACCTGGCGCGCGCGGCTGGCATGAGCCCGTATCACTTCCTCCGGGTGTTCAAGCGGGAGACGGGGCTGACGCCGCACCAGTTCCTCATGCGGACGCGGGTGCTCCACGCGCTGGCGCTGCTGCGGGACACACAGCGGCCGGTGACAGAAATTGCGTTCGACGTGGGCTTCGGGGACCTGTCGAACTTCATCAACACCTTCCGCAGGGAGCTGGGCTGCTCCCCGCGGGCCTTCCGCACGGCGACGCCCGGCGACTGGGCCGCCGGGCACCTCTTGGGTCAGGGCGCGCAGTAG
- a CDS encoding putative metal-binding motif-containing protein — protein sequence MQARLSGVSLLVMALLLAGCGSSTSPSEPVPDAGTVVDAGATDDAGIPDDAGSPDSGVAEGAPCEKTQGVCAGAKRAMVDGAYEPVCTARSYGAKYEETEQSCDGLDNDCDGVTDPATWADVAPMAWAPYSSMVDSLPVKDGFLVVVSDRSNQIQILRLDSALSLVGTTVVPVVTGSEPAMSAQLVRTSRGPALFFAAESPTSNSSTQGRFLPLDEQGTPLMEPPGILLFEQPARFAPARLDFSPDGSHGLVIWGSSSLATGDAREVLGMIVGANGQVLAEPRSLLQAKQERYSLYGQRVLGLDDGGFVVLTTEGPGLVADERLRLRRYDADLSQLGEERTFAVGFGANPMLVLSPPTPGSPSGEPILLLRTADGTNPRFEQVRALFENGVPEPLTPTTPGQSAWLGATMTSRGLQVAWISVRYAPVPGQDTFFDYEGRFWGMSPSGTVTDWTPGPTPMPLHRHAQWVLMHELPGQWMGALLMNATANPLTCTLRSVRYCAP from the coding sequence ATGCAAGCCAGGCTGAGCGGAGTTTCATTGTTGGTGATGGCCCTGCTGCTGGCGGGCTGCGGTTCCTCTACGAGCCCCTCGGAGCCCGTACCGGATGCCGGCACGGTGGTGGATGCCGGCGCCACAGACGACGCGGGCATCCCGGACGACGCGGGCAGTCCGGACAGCGGCGTGGCGGAAGGCGCGCCCTGCGAGAAGACCCAGGGCGTGTGCGCGGGAGCGAAGCGCGCGATGGTGGACGGTGCCTATGAGCCCGTGTGTACCGCGCGCTCCTATGGCGCGAAGTACGAAGAGACAGAGCAGAGCTGCGATGGCTTGGACAACGACTGCGATGGGGTGACGGACCCAGCGACCTGGGCGGACGTCGCTCCCATGGCGTGGGCTCCCTATTCGTCCATGGTGGACAGCCTTCCGGTGAAGGACGGCTTCCTGGTCGTCGTCTCCGACCGTTCCAATCAAATCCAGATCCTCCGTCTGGACTCGGCCCTGTCCCTGGTCGGCACGACGGTGGTGCCGGTCGTGACAGGGAGCGAACCGGCCATGTCGGCCCAACTGGTCCGCACGTCACGCGGGCCCGCGCTCTTCTTCGCGGCGGAGAGCCCGACCTCGAACTCCTCCACCCAGGGACGCTTCCTGCCGCTCGACGAGCAGGGAACTCCGCTCATGGAGCCCCCGGGCATCCTCCTCTTCGAGCAACCCGCGAGGTTCGCACCGGCCCGCCTGGACTTCTCCCCGGATGGGAGCCATGGCCTGGTCATCTGGGGTTCCTCCTCGCTCGCTACCGGCGATGCCCGCGAGGTCCTCGGGATGATCGTCGGCGCGAACGGTCAGGTCCTCGCCGAGCCCCGGAGCCTGCTCCAGGCGAAGCAGGAGCGATATTCCCTCTACGGTCAGAGGGTCCTCGGCCTGGACGATGGAGGCTTCGTCGTGCTGACCACGGAAGGCCCGGGCTTGGTCGCGGACGAGCGCCTGCGCTTGAGGCGCTATGACGCAGACCTCTCGCAGTTGGGCGAGGAGCGCACCTTCGCGGTCGGGTTTGGGGCCAACCCCATGCTGGTGTTGTCACCCCCTACGCCGGGAAGTCCCTCGGGAGAGCCCATACTGCTCTTGCGCACTGCTGACGGCACGAATCCACGGTTCGAGCAGGTCCGAGCCCTGTTCGAGAATGGCGTCCCGGAACCGCTGACGCCCACGACGCCAGGGCAGAGCGCATGGCTCGGAGCGACGATGACGTCGCGTGGGCTCCAGGTCGCGTGGATCTCCGTGCGCTATGCGCCCGTGCCGGGGCAGGACACGTTCTTTGATTACGAGGGACGGTTCTGGGGCATGAGCCCCTCCGGCACCGTGACGGATTGGACGCCCGGTCCCACACCCATGCCCCTTCACCGGCACGCGCAATGGGTGTTGATGCATGAGCTGCCGGGCCAGTGGATGGGGGCGCTCCTGATGAACGCCACGGCCAACCCCCTCACCTGCACGCTCCGGTCCGTGCGCTACTGCGCGCCCTGA